Proteins from a genomic interval of Eschrichtius robustus isolate mEscRob2 chromosome 9, mEscRob2.pri, whole genome shotgun sequence:
- the GPR63 gene encoding probable G-protein coupled receptor 63, with the protein MVFSAVLTASHTGASNTTFVVYESANMNITVPPPFQHPDIGPLLRYSSETMAPTGMSSLTLNSTAVPPTPAVLKSLNLPLQIILSAIMIFILFVSFLGNLVVCLMVYQKAAMRSAINILLASLAFADMLLAVLNMPFALVTILTTRWIFGKFFCRVSAMFFWLFVIEGVAILLIISIDRFLIIVQRQDKLNPYRAKVLIAVSWATSFCVAFPLAVGNPDLQIPSRAPQCVFGYTTNPGYQAYVILISLISFFLPFLVILYSFMGILNTLRHNALRIHSYPEGICLSQASKLGLMSLQRPFQMSIDMGFKTRAFTTILILFAVFICCWAPFTTYSLVATFSKHFYYQHNFFEISTWLLWLCYLKSALNPLIYYWRIKKFHDACLDMMPKSLKFLPRLPGHTRRRIRPSAVYVCGEHRTVV; encoded by the coding sequence ATGGTCTTCTCTGCAGTGTTGACTGCGTCCCATACTGGGGCATCCAACACAACATTCGTAGTTTATGAAAGCGCCAACATGAATATTACGGTCCCTCCACCGTTCCAGCATCCCGACATTGGTCCGCTGCTTAGATACAGTTCTGAAACCATGGCTCCCACCGGGATGAGTTCCTTGACACTGAATAGTACAGCTGTGCCCCCAACACCAGCAGTTTTAAAGAGCCTAAACTTGCCTCTCCAGATCATCCTATCTGCTATAATGATAtttattctgtttgtgtcttttctTGGGAACTTGGTTGTTTGCCTCATGGTTTACCAAAAAGCTGCCATGCGCTCCGCCATTAACATCCTCCTGGCCAGCCTGGCTTTTGCAGACATGTTGCTTGCAGTTCTGAACATGCCCTTTGCCTTGGTCACCATTCTTACCACCAGATGGATTTTTGGGAAATTCTTCTGTAGGGTATCTGCTATGTTTTTCTGGTTGTTTGTGATAGAGGGAGTAGCCATCTTGCTCATCATTAGCATTGATAGGTTTCTTATTATAGTCCAGAGGCAGGATAAGCTAAATCCATATAGGGCTAAGGTTCTCATTGCAGTTTCTTGGGCAACTTCTTTTTGTGTAGCTTTTCCTTTGGCAGTAGGAAACCCTGACCTGCAGATACCTTCCCGAGCCCCGCAGTGTGTGTTTGGGTACACAACCAATCCGGGTTACCAGGCTTATGTGATTTtgatttctctcatttctttcttcctaccCTTCCTGGTGATACTGTATTCGTTTATGGGCATACTCAATACCCTTCGGCACAACGCCTTGAGGATCCATAGCTACCCTGAAGGTATATGCCTCAGCCAGGCCAGCAAACTGGGTCTCATGAGTCTACAGAGACCCTTCCAGATGAGCATTGACATGGGCTTTAAAACACGTGCCTTCACAACCATTTTGATTCTCTTTGCTGTCTTCATTTGCTGCTGGGCCCCATTCACCACTTACAGCCTTGTGGCAACATTCAGCAAGCACTTTTACTATCAACACAACTTTTTTGAGATTAGCACCTGGCTACTCTGGCTCTGCTACCTCAAGTCTGCATTGAACCCACTGATTTACTACTGGAGGATTAAGAAATTCCATGACGCCTGCCTGGACATGATGCCTAAGTCCCTCAAGTTTTTGCCGCGGCTCCCTGGCCACACAAGGCGACGGATACGCCCCAGTGCTGTCTACGTGTGTGGGGAACATCGGACTGTGGTGTGA